The DNA window TTCACCATGGTTAGAATTCCATCACTTTCCAAGTCCAATACTACTTTTGAAAAGTCGTCATAAGAATCATAATATTTCTCCCCGAATTGCTCTAATTCATGTAACCCTATCGATTTATTCTTATAGGTAGACAAAAACTTTTGTAGTTTTTTCAATCGACATACACTCCTATATTTTTACATTATTCACGTCTTTCATTTTACTAGAAAAAATAGTATAGGTGCAGTATTTTTGCTTTAGATACAATAATACCCGTTCCTTTCTATGTTCATAATGCACACAAAGGAACAGGCATTTTGATAATTACTGAGACTGTTGGTAACCCATGGTACATTTCAATCCTCACTTTATGCGTCTCCTTACTCTAAGAAATTTTTGTTCTTTTACTTCCATTGTTTCATGATCGGTATAGAAAATCTAATATTCACAAGTAGGATCGGCTAGATGAAGTTTTTTTATATCCTTTCCATGCAAAAGTGGACTCGAGGAAATTAGAGATAACTGACAATTCATCAACATAACGTGTAGAGTTTTGTGAGTAGGCAGAAATTGCTTCAACAAGCAGCCATTGCTCTGGGTATTGTTTCCTTACTTGATCCCATTTCACTGATTGCACTTCCTTTTTCTATGTTTCAATTATATCATTTTAAATTATATTGAATAGATTAAGGGTAGGGAGACTATTTTTGAGAAACCACGATATACTATCCTACTGAATTTTCATAAAGAAAACAGGAAAAAACGGTAAACTTTATACATGTTTTATTAATAGTGATTCCCGATATAAGAAACAATATATTCCCCTAACAAAACATAACATTATAACTGGAAGTGGAAGGATAAATATGGATCAAGAAATTTCCGTAGAATCTGGAGACAAAATCAAAGTACTTAGTGGTGAAAACAAAAGTGAAACAGGAAAAATAATTGCTGAATACAACAATTCAGCATCCATTGAATTAGATAAGAAAAGTGCAAGCGCCCTTGACCATCGACGGCGGCGGACCTCATCGATATTAAGGATCGTCGGCTAAAGCCGTCACATCACATCATGTGACAACGCCGACGTGACCTACTAACATCGTGTAGGCCCAAAGGAAACACGGTTCACGAGGGCTCACAGGATGCGAGTCCGTTCGGTGTTGCGAATCACTTCGGTGGGACGAGTAATCGCAGTCCCAACACGATGTCGCGTTTTTAACCGAACCTCCTTCATTGATGTTGACTTATCGATGGAGAGGAAGGAACCGACTCTAGTCGATAGGGCGCTGGAGCTAGACAAATTTTATACTTTTTTTGAAAGAAAGGAGAAAACGGGAGACCACTGAAAATTGTATTAGGTCACAAAAAATATGGATTGATCTCTAACTATTAATGCTTAATTTTCACACACTTTAGAAGGCTTTGCGCTTTTTTTCGTGAATTTACGAGCAATGGCAGGCCCCTAATGTTTTTAAATAAAAATGGTTGACTGTAAATATTAAATTATGATATTATAATTTATTTGATTAAAAATATTTTATATGCTATAGTTAATAAGGTAATCATACATGGAGGTGGATTTTTTGTTTCAAATTGGCGATAACATTGTTTATCCAATGCAAGGAGCAGGTATAATTAAATCCATAGAAGAAAAGGAATTCTCGGGGGAAGTAAGACAGTATTATGTTATAAATATGTTAGTTAGTAATATGCAAGTCATGATTCCTAAGGGTAATATATTGAATTCAAATATACGACCAGTTACTGACATGGGTGCATTAAAACAAATCATACAGATTTTCCAGCATGGAGAATCAGATAACTTACTGACATGGAAAGAAAGGCATAAAATAAACACGGATAAAATAAAAAAAGGCAGACTACAAGAATGTGCTGAAGTTGTACGTGATTTAAAACGTATGGATAAAGAAAAAGCACTGAACTCAAGCGAAAAGAAGTTGTTTGATAAAGCTAACCACTTTTTGATTAGTGAAATTAGATTAATTAAAGGCGTCACTGAAAACCAAATAAATATTTTCTGTTAAGGCTCACTTTTATACAAACACTCGACTCACAAATAATTAAAGGTGAGTCTTTTTGTTTACTGCTGGTTTCTGATAAATCTAAGATTTAGGCCCTATGTTTGGGAATCACTTCTTCAAGATTTTTCGAATTTTAAATTTGTGTACGTTATGGTATAATAAGACTAGAAATTGAATACATTGTAAAAGACCACAGCTGCGAACTGTGGTCCTTAGATAAGCGGTTCCCCCAGAGGGATCGGCTATCCATTGAGGAATAGACCTCTCCTAAGAACTTTACGGGTAAATAGGGAGGTCTATTTTCTATTGATCAAAGATATGACCAATGCGAGTAATGCAATCAAGAAGGTGCCGAATGCACTCAACACCATAAGACTCTCATACATACTCATAGGCATCACCCCCTTTCACACGGGGCTAGCCGACCTCTCCCTAAAAGAACATTATCTTATTTGATTATATCATATTCCCTAAACAGATAGGAACGTTTGTTCTTATGAAGATTTGTGTTCA is part of the Bacillaceae bacterium S4-13-56 genome and encodes:
- a CDS encoding CarD family transcriptional regulator, coding for MEVDFLFQIGDNIVYPMQGAGIIKSIEEKEFSGEVRQYYVINMLVSNMQVMIPKGNILNSNIRPVTDMGALKQIIQIFQHGESDNLLTWKERHKINTDKIKKGRLQECAEVVRDLKRMDKEKALNSSEKKLFDKANHFLISEIRLIKGVTENQINIFC
- a CDS encoding putative holin-like toxin; translation: MPMSMYESLMVLSAFGTFLIALLALVISLINRK